One window from the genome of Chloroflexota bacterium encodes:
- a CDS encoding inositol-3-phosphate synthase: MGKIRVAIIGVGNCASSLVQGVHYYRGAKPDQFIPGLMHVNLGGYHVSDIEFSAAFDVDADKVGKDLSEAIFTEPNNTYKFTDVPKCGVTVSRGMTHDGIGEYLSKVITKAPGETSDIVKILRDTETDVVINYLPVGSEQATKWYVEQILNAHCAMVNCIPVFIARESYWQRRFEEHGLPIVGDDIKSQVGATIVHRVLARLFRERGVRLERTSQLNVGGNMDFYNMLERSRLESKKISKTNSVTSQLDYDMGDENVYIGPSDYVPWLHDRKWAYIRLEGRTFGDVPLNVELKLEVWDSPNSAGVVIDAVRCAKLALDRGLSGALEGPSSYFMKSPPIQHSDDDARKMVEAFIVGDGLAGSGPHTDGDAS, from the coding sequence TTGGGAAAAATCCGAGTCGCCATCATCGGCGTCGGCAACTGCGCGTCATCCCTGGTGCAAGGCGTCCACTACTACCGGGGTGCGAAGCCAGACCAGTTCATTCCAGGCCTCATGCACGTCAACCTCGGCGGCTACCACGTTTCGGACATCGAGTTCAGCGCGGCATTCGACGTCGACGCGGATAAGGTCGGCAAGGATCTCTCCGAGGCGATCTTCACCGAGCCCAACAACACGTACAAATTCACCGACGTCCCGAAATGCGGTGTGACGGTGTCTCGCGGCATGACGCACGATGGGATCGGCGAGTACCTGTCGAAGGTCATCACCAAGGCTCCGGGGGAAACCTCGGACATCGTCAAGATCCTTCGTGACACCGAGACCGACGTCGTCATCAACTACCTGCCGGTTGGGAGCGAGCAAGCCACCAAGTGGTACGTGGAGCAGATCCTGAACGCCCACTGCGCCATGGTCAACTGCATCCCCGTCTTCATCGCGCGGGAGTCCTACTGGCAGCGGCGATTCGAGGAGCACGGGCTGCCCATCGTCGGCGATGACATCAAGAGCCAGGTTGGGGCCACCATCGTCCACCGCGTCCTGGCGCGCCTGTTCCGCGAGCGAGGGGTCCGCCTGGAGCGCACGAGCCAGCTCAACGTCGGCGGCAACATGGACTTCTACAACATGCTCGAGCGGTCGCGGCTGGAGTCGAAAAAGATCTCCAAGACCAACTCTGTCACCTCCCAGCTCGACTACGACATGGGCGATGAAAACGTCTACATCGGCCCCAGCGACTACGTGCCGTGGCTCCACGACCGCAAGTGGGCGTACATCCGACTCGAGGGCCGCACATTTGGGGACGTACCGCTCAACGTCGAGCTAAAGCTCGAAGTGTGGGACTCGCCCAACTCGGCCGGGGTTGTGATCGACGCCGTGCGCTGCGCCAAGCTGGCGCTGGATCGCGGCCTGAGCGGGGCCCTCGAGGGGCCGTCGTCTTACTTCATGAAATCCCCACCGATCCAGCATTCCGACGACGACGCGAGGAAGATGGTCGAGGCTTTCATCGTCGGCGATGGACTCGCCGGCAGCGGACCGCACACCGACGGGGACGCGAGCTAA
- a CDS encoding lysophospholipid acyltransferase family protein, whose protein sequence is MVPRLPRSVLWIAGIVAGLAAYAFGGRARRASLRNLAAVLPMAGERTLQRFARRAFVHAAWSYIETFALPALSREHVIASYSVAGWEHLEEALAAGRGVIMVSAHVGSPVAAGQVLAVRGVPTSVVVEPIQPPRLFHLMTRVRGSFGLRFIPSDRSAVRDIVRALRQNEVVGMMCDRDVAGTGMPLAFFGKETSVTTAPATLALRTGAAMLPAVAYRTGLFAGAARIDPPIDIPTSGSHAANVRELTARVTQRIESLIRAHPEQWAVFEDIWPYGTMPRT, encoded by the coding sequence GTGGTACCCCGGTTACCACGGTCCGTGCTTTGGATCGCCGGAATCGTCGCCGGACTCGCCGCTTACGCATTCGGAGGTCGGGCCCGACGCGCGTCGCTCCGCAATCTCGCGGCTGTGCTCCCAATGGCCGGGGAGCGAACCCTCCAGCGCTTCGCACGGCGCGCGTTCGTCCACGCGGCCTGGAGCTACATCGAAACCTTCGCGCTCCCAGCCCTGTCGCGCGAGCACGTGATCGCATCCTATTCGGTGGCCGGCTGGGAACACCTTGAAGAGGCCCTGGCGGCCGGACGCGGCGTCATCATGGTGAGTGCGCACGTCGGATCTCCTGTGGCTGCCGGGCAGGTCCTCGCCGTCCGGGGCGTCCCGACGAGCGTCGTGGTCGAGCCGATTCAGCCCCCGAGGCTCTTCCACCTGATGACCCGGGTCCGCGGGTCGTTTGGCCTTCGCTTCATCCCCTCAGATCGCTCGGCCGTCCGCGACATCGTGCGCGCGCTGCGTCAGAACGAAGTGGTGGGGATGATGTGCGACCGCGACGTGGCCGGGACGGGCATGCCGCTGGCGTTTTTCGGGAAGGAGACGTCGGTCACGACGGCTCCGGCGACGCTGGCGCTCAGGACCGGCGCCGCCATGCTGCCGGCGGTAGCATATCGGACGGGACTGTTCGCCGGCGCCGCGCGCATCGATCCCCCGATTGACATCCCGACTTCGGGCAGTCACGCCGCGAACGTCCGCGAGTTGACCGCCCGAGTCACTCAGCGCATTGAATCGCTCATTCGTGCGCATCCAGAACAGTGGGCGGTGTTTGAGGACATTTGGCCGTACGGTACAATGCCCCGGACGTGA
- a CDS encoding lysophospholipid acyltransferase family protein, whose product MIYWLHRIGAPLARLLPLWFTYGVASIVAPAVFLLWSEKRENAIRNMERVLGPDCHDGEARRLARRVFVNYAKYLVDMLRLTGYRLDDLERRITIDGWEHFVEARDQGKGLIFIGGHIGNSDLAAALLAQRGFPVHVIAEPLQPPKWNELVQAARTAVGLRVLPIGSNAIRFLRVLRERGILAFLIDRPLQEQGIAVRFFGDMVQVPAGAAALALRADVQILGAYIVRTGNSYVAHISPAISLPPTGDSRRDLQALTQALFDWLERVIRQYPDQWFMFRPMWSVRADG is encoded by the coding sequence GTGATCTACTGGCTCCATCGGATTGGGGCTCCCCTCGCGCGATTGCTCCCATTGTGGTTCACCTACGGCGTCGCATCGATTGTTGCTCCGGCCGTTTTCCTCCTCTGGTCCGAGAAGCGCGAGAACGCGATCCGAAACATGGAGCGCGTGTTGGGGCCGGACTGCCATGACGGCGAGGCCCGGCGTCTCGCGCGGCGGGTCTTCGTCAACTACGCCAAGTATCTCGTGGACATGCTTCGCCTAACCGGTTACCGGCTCGACGACCTCGAGCGGCGCATCACGATCGATGGGTGGGAACATTTCGTCGAAGCGCGGGACCAGGGAAAGGGGCTGATCTTCATCGGCGGGCACATCGGAAACTCAGACCTGGCCGCCGCGCTCCTGGCGCAGCGCGGCTTTCCCGTGCACGTCATCGCCGAGCCCCTCCAACCACCGAAGTGGAACGAGCTGGTTCAAGCGGCGCGGACGGCCGTCGGCCTGCGGGTCCTTCCCATTGGATCGAACGCGATTCGTTTTCTCCGGGTGCTTCGCGAGCGCGGGATCCTCGCCTTTCTCATCGATCGTCCGCTCCAGGAGCAAGGGATTGCCGTGCGCTTCTTTGGGGACATGGTGCAGGTACCTGCCGGAGCGGCCGCCCTCGCGTTGCGCGCGGATGTGCAGATTCTCGGCGCCTACATCGTCCGGACCGGTAACTCCTACGTCGCGCACATCTCCCCCGCGATTTCGCTGCCGCCGACCGGCGACAGTCGCCGCGATCTCCAGGCCCTGACCCAGGCTCTCTTCGACTGGCTCGAGCGGGTCATTCGCCAGTATCCCGACCAGTGGTTCATGTTCCGCCCGATGTGGTCGGTTCGCGCCGATGGTTGA
- the prfB gene encoding peptide chain release factor 2 (programmed frameshift), translating into MQDIRGEVRALSERLSDLLVRLDEPGKVRRIGELEAKAADPALWDDPQRAQAILKELSDLQTDLEPWRALRVDLEEAEGMLEMAIEEGADEIAAEVAAQIPTLRNRLDRLEFQLILSGPYDRANAILAIHAGAGGTDAQDWAEILLRMYLRWAERNKFACEMFDLSPGEEAGIKSATIEVSGSYAFGYLKSERGVHRLVRQSPFDAGHRRHTSFALVEVMPDVGDSAEVEINPEDVKFEAYRSGGPGGQNVNKVSTAVRLTHVPTGIVVTCQTERSQLQNRETAMRILRAKLLEMESERREAERLQLRGEHVEAGWGNQIRSYVVHPYNLVKDLRTGYESSDPNAVLNGELDGFIDAYLRWSVDGGVLRAT; encoded by the exons ATGCAGGATATCCGAGGCGAAGTGCGCGCGCTGAGCGAGCGCCTGTCCGACCTGCTGGTGCGTCTT GACGAGCCTGGCAAGGTCCGGCGCATCGGCGAGCTTGAAGCGAAAGCGGCCGATCCCGCTCTTTGGGATGATCCCCAGCGTGCACAGGCGATCCTGAAGGAGCTGTCCGACCTCCAGACAGACCTCGAGCCGTGGCGCGCGTTGCGCGTGGACCTCGAAGAGGCCGAAGGCATGCTCGAGATGGCGATCGAAGAGGGCGCCGACGAGATCGCCGCGGAGGTCGCCGCGCAGATTCCGACGCTGCGCAATCGCCTCGATCGCCTCGAGTTTCAGCTCATTCTCTCCGGACCGTACGATCGCGCCAATGCCATCCTGGCCATCCACGCGGGAGCGGGTGGCACCGACGCCCAGGATTGGGCGGAGATTCTGCTGCGCATGTACCTCCGGTGGGCCGAACGCAACAAGTTCGCGTGTGAGATGTTCGACCTCTCGCCCGGCGAGGAGGCAGGGATCAAGAGCGCCACAATCGAAGTGAGCGGCTCGTATGCGTTCGGGTATCTGAAGTCCGAGCGCGGCGTCCATCGCCTCGTGCGTCAGTCCCCCTTCGACGCGGGACATCGCCGCCACACGTCGTTCGCCCTCGTGGAAGTCATGCCCGACGTGGGCGACAGCGCGGAGGTCGAGATCAACCCCGAGGACGTGAAGTTCGAGGCGTATCGCTCCGGCGGGCCGGGCGGGCAGAACGTCAACAAGGTGAGCACTGCGGTTCGTCTGACGCACGTTCCCACCGGCATCGTGGTGACGTGTCAGACAGAGCGGTCACAGCTGCAGAATCGCGAGACGGCCATGCGAATCCTGCGAGCCAAGCTCCTGGAGATGGAATCCGAACGCCGCGAGGCCGAGCGGCTCCAGCTCCGGGGCGAGCATGTCGAGGCGGGATGGGGCAACCAGATTCGGTCGTACGTCGTGCACCCATACAATCTGGTGAAGGATCTGCGGACCGGTTACGAATCCAGCGACCCGAATGCCGTCCTCAACGGCGAGCTGGACGGCTTCATCGACGCGTATCTTCGGTGGAGCGTCGATGGCGGCGTACTCCGTGCCACCTGA
- the hisH gene encoding imidazole glycerol phosphate synthase subunit HisH — protein sequence MAAYSVPPDLSALRPVVVDYGAGNLRSVVRAFRAIGAQPSITDDPAAVADAHILVLPGVGAAGQIMGSLQRLELDEAICAYIQAGRPYLGVCMGMQVLMERSEEGGGQECLGIFPGSVARLETSLKVPHMGWNVVHQEAPHPVWEDVPDDSYFYFVHSYAVRPTDASVILATTDYDGVFPSAIGRANVFGTQFHPEKSGRHGLRIYRNFLRWAAQW from the coding sequence ATGGCGGCGTACTCCGTGCCACCTGACCTAAGCGCACTCCGGCCCGTGGTCGTCGACTACGGCGCGGGCAACCTCAGGAGCGTCGTTCGCGCATTCCGCGCGATTGGCGCTCAACCGTCGATCACGGACGATCCGGCGGCAGTCGCAGATGCGCACATCCTCGTGCTGCCCGGCGTGGGCGCGGCCGGTCAGATCATGGGAAGCCTCCAGCGCCTCGAGTTAGACGAGGCGATTTGCGCGTACATCCAGGCCGGGCGGCCGTACCTGGGCGTCTGCATGGGCATGCAGGTACTGATGGAACGGTCGGAGGAGGGGGGCGGCCAGGAGTGCCTGGGCATCTTCCCCGGATCCGTGGCGCGGCTGGAAACGAGCTTGAAGGTGCCCCACATGGGTTGGAACGTCGTGCACCAGGAGGCGCCACACCCCGTGTGGGAGGATGTTCCCGACGACAGCTACTTCTATTTCGTCCACTCGTACGCCGTGCGACCGACAGACGCGTCGGTCATTCTGGCGACGACTGATTACGATGGCGTGTTTCCGAGTGCCATCGGGCGGGCGAACGTTTTCGGCACCCAGTTCCACCCCGAGAAGAGCGGCAGACACGGGCTGCGGATTTACCGAAATTTTCTCCGTTGGGCGGCTCAATGGTGA